The following coding sequences are from one Thunnus maccoyii chromosome 17, fThuMac1.1, whole genome shotgun sequence window:
- the LOC121882862 gene encoding clathrin coat assembly protein AP180-like isoform X3: MSGQTLTDRIAAAQYQLTGSDMARAVCKATTHEVMAPKKKHLEYLVSATNTTNVNIPQMADTLFERATNASWVVVFKALVTSHHMCVHGNERFIQYLASRTSLFNLSNFIDKTGSHGYDMSTFIRRYGRYLNEKAFAYRQMAFDFTRVKKGAEGVMRTMTTEKLLKGMPVLQTQIDTLLEFDVHPKELNNGIINAAFLLLFKDLVKLFASYNDGIINLLEKYFKMKKSDCKEALEIYKRFLTRVTKIGEFMKLAETVGVDKNDIPDINYAPSSILESLETHMNGLEDVKGGKKGEGSPTKGSPTNNVSPTSTPAKSSNAVPTLQPPPGESAAAAAAAAPEPAEDSLLDLDPLSSSGPSVTSAAPTSWGDLLGSDAFATPAPATEASAAAAEGGAAATSAPAANTGAADVFSSPAPILTSAPPPKIDTGAIMNLFGVRSRRLTITPSLPSCCDGNASARFDLARYCLVCVWLTRQSPQEEMPQLLLPLLLLLPPAQSSCQVKPLKCEEPLCMLEGIWTCCRFPFHPSTLYGSCVVNSVIACCLILVLLILLEPLW, from the exons ATGTCGGGGCAAACGCTCACGGATCGCATTGCCGCTGCGCAATACCAGCTAACGGGATCAGATATGGCCCGAGCTGTCTGCAAAGCCACCACTCATGAAGTGATGGCGCCCAAGAAAAAGCACCTGGAGT ACCTGGTGTCAGCCACCAATACCACCAACGTGAACATCCCTCAGATGGCTGACACGCTGTTTGAACGGGCCACCAATGCCAGCTGGGTGGTCGTTTTCAAGGCCCTTGTCACCAGTCATCACATGTGTGTCCACGGCAATGAG aGGTTTATTCAGTACTTGGCTTCCAGGACCTCCCTGTTCAACCTCAGCAATTTCATTGACAAAACGGGCTCTCACG GCTACGACATGTCTACATTCATCAGACGGTATGGACGATACCTGAACGAGAAAGCTTTCGCTTACCGCCAGATGGCTTTTGACTTCACCAGAGTCAAGAAGGG TGCTGAGGGTGTGATGAGGACCATGACCACTGAGAAGCTGTTGAAAGGGATGCCTGTTCTGCAGACTCAGATTGACACACTCCTGGAGTTTGAT GTTCATCCCAAGGAGCTGAACAATGGGATCATCAATGCTGCATTCTTGCTTCTCTTCAAGGATCTGGTCAAACTGTTTGCATCCTACAATGACGGAATCATCAACCTATTAG AGAAATACTTCAAGATGAAGAAGAGTGATTGTAAGGAGGCCTTGGAGATCTACAAGAGGTTCCTGACCAGGGTGACAAAGATTGGGGAATTCATGAAGCTGGCTGAG ACAGTTGGAGTTGACAAAAACGACATTCCTGACATCAACTAT gCTCCCAGCAGTATCCTGGAGTCTCTGGAAACACACATGAACGGTTTGGAGGATGTAAAAGGTGGAAAGAAGGG TGAAGG GTCTCCAACAAAG GGGTCTCCGACAAACAATGTGTCTCCAACGTCGACCCCAGCCAAATCTTCAAATGCTGTTCCCACACTGCAGCCTCCTCCTGGGGAGagtgctgctgccgctgctgcagCTGCCCCAGAGCCAGCGGAAGA tTCTTTGTTGGACCTGGATCCACTCTCCTCTTCGGGTCCCTCTGTAACATCAGCTGCCCCCACGTCCTGGGGAG ACCTTCTTGGATCAG ATGCCTTTGCAACACCTGCTCCTGCCACTGAGgcctctgcagcagcagctgaaggtGGGGCTGCAGCTACGTCCGCCCCAGCCGCCAACACTGGAGCTG CAGATGTATTCAGCTCCCCTGCCCCCATCCTCACCTCCGCACCCCCACCCAAAATTGACACGGGAGCCATCATGAACCTGTTTGGTG TGAGAAGCCGAAGGCTGACTATTACCCCTTCTTTGCCCTCATGCTGCGATGGAAACGCCTCGGCCCGCTTTGACCTGGCACGATACTGTTTGGTATGTGTTTGGTTGACCCGTCAGAGTCCACAGGAGGAGATGCcccagctgctgctgccgctgctgctcctgctgcccCCGGCACAGAGCTCATGTCAGGTAAAACCTCTGAAATGTGAGGAGCCACTCTGCATGCTGGAGGGCATATGGACATGTTGCAGATTTCCATTTCATCCCAGCACATTGTACGGTAGCTGTGTTGTTAACTCAGTAATTGCATGCTGTCTAATTTTAGTCCTACTAATACTGTTAGAGCCACTTTGGTGA
- the LOC121882862 gene encoding clathrin coat assembly protein AP180-like isoform X6: MSGQTLTDRIAAAQYQLTGSDMARAVCKATTHEVMAPKKKHLEYLVSATNTTNVNIPQMADTLFERATNASWVVVFKALVTSHHMCVHGNERFIQYLASRTSLFNLSNFIDKTGSHGYDMSTFIRRYGRYLNEKAFAYRQMAFDFTRVKKGAEGVMRTMTTEKLLKGMPVLQTQIDTLLEFDVHPKELNNGIINAAFLLLFKDLVKLFASYNDGIINLLEKYFKMKKSDCKEALEIYKRFLTRVTKIGEFMKLAETVGVDKNDIPDINYAPSSILESLETHMNGLEDVKGGKKGEGSPTKGSPTNNVSPTSTPAKSSNAVPTLQPPPGESAAAAAAAAPEPAEDSLLDLDPLSSSGPSVTSAAPTSWGDLLGSDAFATPAPATEASAAAAEGGAAATSAPAANTGAAVRSRRLTITPSLPSCCDGNASARFDLARYCLVCVWLTRQSPQEEMPQLLLPLLLLLPPAQSSCQVKPLKCEEPLCMLEGIWTCCRFPFHPSTLYGSCVVNSVIACCLILVLLILLEPLW, encoded by the exons ATGTCGGGGCAAACGCTCACGGATCGCATTGCCGCTGCGCAATACCAGCTAACGGGATCAGATATGGCCCGAGCTGTCTGCAAAGCCACCACTCATGAAGTGATGGCGCCCAAGAAAAAGCACCTGGAGT ACCTGGTGTCAGCCACCAATACCACCAACGTGAACATCCCTCAGATGGCTGACACGCTGTTTGAACGGGCCACCAATGCCAGCTGGGTGGTCGTTTTCAAGGCCCTTGTCACCAGTCATCACATGTGTGTCCACGGCAATGAG aGGTTTATTCAGTACTTGGCTTCCAGGACCTCCCTGTTCAACCTCAGCAATTTCATTGACAAAACGGGCTCTCACG GCTACGACATGTCTACATTCATCAGACGGTATGGACGATACCTGAACGAGAAAGCTTTCGCTTACCGCCAGATGGCTTTTGACTTCACCAGAGTCAAGAAGGG TGCTGAGGGTGTGATGAGGACCATGACCACTGAGAAGCTGTTGAAAGGGATGCCTGTTCTGCAGACTCAGATTGACACACTCCTGGAGTTTGAT GTTCATCCCAAGGAGCTGAACAATGGGATCATCAATGCTGCATTCTTGCTTCTCTTCAAGGATCTGGTCAAACTGTTTGCATCCTACAATGACGGAATCATCAACCTATTAG AGAAATACTTCAAGATGAAGAAGAGTGATTGTAAGGAGGCCTTGGAGATCTACAAGAGGTTCCTGACCAGGGTGACAAAGATTGGGGAATTCATGAAGCTGGCTGAG ACAGTTGGAGTTGACAAAAACGACATTCCTGACATCAACTAT gCTCCCAGCAGTATCCTGGAGTCTCTGGAAACACACATGAACGGTTTGGAGGATGTAAAAGGTGGAAAGAAGGG TGAAGG GTCTCCAACAAAG GGGTCTCCGACAAACAATGTGTCTCCAACGTCGACCCCAGCCAAATCTTCAAATGCTGTTCCCACACTGCAGCCTCCTCCTGGGGAGagtgctgctgccgctgctgcagCTGCCCCAGAGCCAGCGGAAGA tTCTTTGTTGGACCTGGATCCACTCTCCTCTTCGGGTCCCTCTGTAACATCAGCTGCCCCCACGTCCTGGGGAG ACCTTCTTGGATCAG ATGCCTTTGCAACACCTGCTCCTGCCACTGAGgcctctgcagcagcagctgaaggtGGGGCTGCAGCTACGTCCGCCCCAGCCGCCAACACTGGAGCTG CAGTGAGAAGCCGAAGGCTGACTATTACCCCTTCTTTGCCCTCATGCTGCGATGGAAACGCCTCGGCCCGCTTTGACCTGGCACGATACTGTTTGGTATGTGTTTGGTTGACCCGTCAGAGTCCACAGGAGGAGATGCcccagctgctgctgccgctgctgctcctgctgcccCCGGCACAGAGCTCATGTCAGGTAAAACCTCTGAAATGTGAGGAGCCACTCTGCATGCTGGAGGGCATATGGACATGTTGCAGATTTCCATTTCATCCCAGCACATTGTACGGTAGCTGTGTTGTTAACTCAGTAATTGCATGCTGTCTAATTTTAGTCCTACTAATACTGTTAGAGCCACTTTGGTGA
- the LOC121882862 gene encoding clathrin coat assembly protein AP180-like isoform X2, whose amino-acid sequence MSGQTLTDRIAAAQYQLTGSDMARAVCKATTHEVMAPKKKHLEYLVSATNTTNVNIPQMADTLFERATNASWVVVFKALVTSHHMCVHGNERFIQYLASRTSLFNLSNFIDKTGSHGYDMSTFIRRYGRYLNEKAFAYRQMAFDFTRVKKGAEGVMRTMTTEKLLKGMPVLQTQIDTLLEFDVHPKELNNGIINAAFLLLFKDLVKLFASYNDGIINLLEKYFKMKKSDCKEALEIYKRFLTRVTKIGEFMKLAETVGVDKNDIPDINYAPSSILESLETHMNGLEDVKGGKKGEGSPTKGSPTNNVSPTSTPAKSSNAVPTLQPPPGESAAAAAAAAPEPAEDSLLDLDPLSSSGPSVTSAAPTSWGDLLGSDAFATPAPATEASAAAAEGGAAATSAPAANTGADVFSSPAPILTSAPPPKIDTGAIMNLFGAVRSRRLTITPSLPSCCDGNASARFDLARYCLVCVWLTRQSPQEEMPQLLLPLLLLLPPAQSSCQVKPLKCEEPLCMLEGIWTCCRFPFHPSTLYGSCVVNSVIACCLILVLLILLEPLW is encoded by the exons ATGTCGGGGCAAACGCTCACGGATCGCATTGCCGCTGCGCAATACCAGCTAACGGGATCAGATATGGCCCGAGCTGTCTGCAAAGCCACCACTCATGAAGTGATGGCGCCCAAGAAAAAGCACCTGGAGT ACCTGGTGTCAGCCACCAATACCACCAACGTGAACATCCCTCAGATGGCTGACACGCTGTTTGAACGGGCCACCAATGCCAGCTGGGTGGTCGTTTTCAAGGCCCTTGTCACCAGTCATCACATGTGTGTCCACGGCAATGAG aGGTTTATTCAGTACTTGGCTTCCAGGACCTCCCTGTTCAACCTCAGCAATTTCATTGACAAAACGGGCTCTCACG GCTACGACATGTCTACATTCATCAGACGGTATGGACGATACCTGAACGAGAAAGCTTTCGCTTACCGCCAGATGGCTTTTGACTTCACCAGAGTCAAGAAGGG TGCTGAGGGTGTGATGAGGACCATGACCACTGAGAAGCTGTTGAAAGGGATGCCTGTTCTGCAGACTCAGATTGACACACTCCTGGAGTTTGAT GTTCATCCCAAGGAGCTGAACAATGGGATCATCAATGCTGCATTCTTGCTTCTCTTCAAGGATCTGGTCAAACTGTTTGCATCCTACAATGACGGAATCATCAACCTATTAG AGAAATACTTCAAGATGAAGAAGAGTGATTGTAAGGAGGCCTTGGAGATCTACAAGAGGTTCCTGACCAGGGTGACAAAGATTGGGGAATTCATGAAGCTGGCTGAG ACAGTTGGAGTTGACAAAAACGACATTCCTGACATCAACTAT gCTCCCAGCAGTATCCTGGAGTCTCTGGAAACACACATGAACGGTTTGGAGGATGTAAAAGGTGGAAAGAAGGG TGAAGG GTCTCCAACAAAG GGGTCTCCGACAAACAATGTGTCTCCAACGTCGACCCCAGCCAAATCTTCAAATGCTGTTCCCACACTGCAGCCTCCTCCTGGGGAGagtgctgctgccgctgctgcagCTGCCCCAGAGCCAGCGGAAGA tTCTTTGTTGGACCTGGATCCACTCTCCTCTTCGGGTCCCTCTGTAACATCAGCTGCCCCCACGTCCTGGGGAG ACCTTCTTGGATCAG ATGCCTTTGCAACACCTGCTCCTGCCACTGAGgcctctgcagcagcagctgaaggtGGGGCTGCAGCTACGTCCGCCCCAGCCGCCAACACTGGAGCTG ATGTATTCAGCTCCCCTGCCCCCATCCTCACCTCCGCACCCCCACCCAAAATTGACACGGGAGCCATCATGAACCTGTTTGGTG CAGTGAGAAGCCGAAGGCTGACTATTACCCCTTCTTTGCCCTCATGCTGCGATGGAAACGCCTCGGCCCGCTTTGACCTGGCACGATACTGTTTGGTATGTGTTTGGTTGACCCGTCAGAGTCCACAGGAGGAGATGCcccagctgctgctgccgctgctgctcctgctgcccCCGGCACAGAGCTCATGTCAGGTAAAACCTCTGAAATGTGAGGAGCCACTCTGCATGCTGGAGGGCATATGGACATGTTGCAGATTTCCATTTCATCCCAGCACATTGTACGGTAGCTGTGTTGTTAACTCAGTAATTGCATGCTGTCTAATTTTAGTCCTACTAATACTGTTAGAGCCACTTTGGTGA
- the LOC121882862 gene encoding clathrin coat assembly protein AP180-like isoform X12, producing MSGQTLTDRIAAAQYQLTGSDMARAVCKATTHEVMAPKKKHLEYLVSATNTTNVNIPQMADTLFERATNASWVVVFKALVTSHHMCVHGNERFIQYLASRTSLFNLSNFIDKTGSHGYDMSTFIRRYGRYLNEKAFAYRQMAFDFTRVKKGAEGVMRTMTTEKLLKGMPVLQTQIDTLLEFDVHPKELNNGIINAAFLLLFKDLVKLFASYNDGIINLLEKYFKMKKSDCKEALEIYKRFLTRVTKIGEFMKLAETVGVDKNDIPDINYAPSSILESLETHMNGLEDVKGGKKGEGSPTKGSPTNNVSPTSTPAKSSNAVPTLQPPPGESAAAAAAAAPEPAEDSLLDLDPLSSSGPSVTSAAPTSWGDLLGSDPFASSDGSTNATSSGLDLFSMMTVENNNPGSSLDACFSSVVPQPSPSASPSPLFTSASSTIITTATISAPVAPSATNPATDLFSGKH from the exons ATGTCGGGGCAAACGCTCACGGATCGCATTGCCGCTGCGCAATACCAGCTAACGGGATCAGATATGGCCCGAGCTGTCTGCAAAGCCACCACTCATGAAGTGATGGCGCCCAAGAAAAAGCACCTGGAGT ACCTGGTGTCAGCCACCAATACCACCAACGTGAACATCCCTCAGATGGCTGACACGCTGTTTGAACGGGCCACCAATGCCAGCTGGGTGGTCGTTTTCAAGGCCCTTGTCACCAGTCATCACATGTGTGTCCACGGCAATGAG aGGTTTATTCAGTACTTGGCTTCCAGGACCTCCCTGTTCAACCTCAGCAATTTCATTGACAAAACGGGCTCTCACG GCTACGACATGTCTACATTCATCAGACGGTATGGACGATACCTGAACGAGAAAGCTTTCGCTTACCGCCAGATGGCTTTTGACTTCACCAGAGTCAAGAAGGG TGCTGAGGGTGTGATGAGGACCATGACCACTGAGAAGCTGTTGAAAGGGATGCCTGTTCTGCAGACTCAGATTGACACACTCCTGGAGTTTGAT GTTCATCCCAAGGAGCTGAACAATGGGATCATCAATGCTGCATTCTTGCTTCTCTTCAAGGATCTGGTCAAACTGTTTGCATCCTACAATGACGGAATCATCAACCTATTAG AGAAATACTTCAAGATGAAGAAGAGTGATTGTAAGGAGGCCTTGGAGATCTACAAGAGGTTCCTGACCAGGGTGACAAAGATTGGGGAATTCATGAAGCTGGCTGAG ACAGTTGGAGTTGACAAAAACGACATTCCTGACATCAACTAT gCTCCCAGCAGTATCCTGGAGTCTCTGGAAACACACATGAACGGTTTGGAGGATGTAAAAGGTGGAAAGAAGGG TGAAGG GTCTCCAACAAAG GGGTCTCCGACAAACAATGTGTCTCCAACGTCGACCCCAGCCAAATCTTCAAATGCTGTTCCCACACTGCAGCCTCCTCCTGGGGAGagtgctgctgccgctgctgcagCTGCCCCAGAGCCAGCGGAAGA tTCTTTGTTGGACCTGGATCCACTCTCCTCTTCGGGTCCCTCTGTAACATCAGCTGCCCCCACGTCCTGGGGAG ACCTTCTTGGATCAG ACCCCTTCGCTTCCTCAGATGGTAGCACCAACGCGACATCTTCAGGTCTAGACCTTTTCAGCATGATGACAGTGGAGAATAATAACCCGGGTAGTTCGCTGGATGCCTGTTTTAGCTCTGTGGTGCCCCAGCCTTCCCCTTCTGCTTCCCCTTCACCGCTCTTCACCTCCGCATCcagcaccatcatcaccacTGCAACCATTTCAGCTCCAGTAGCCCCCAGCGCCACAAACCCCGCAACTGACCTTTTCAGTGGTAAACATTAG
- the LOC121882862 gene encoding clathrin coat assembly protein AP180-like isoform X7 has product MSGQTLTDRIAAAQYQLTGSDMARAVCKATTHEVMAPKKKHLEYLVSATNTTNVNIPQMADTLFERATNASWVVVFKALVTSHHMCVHGNERFIQYLASRTSLFNLSNFIDKTGSHGYDMSTFIRRYGRYLNEKAFAYRQMAFDFTRVKKGAEGVMRTMTTEKLLKGMPVLQTQIDTLLEFDVHPKELNNGIINAAFLLLFKDLVKLFASYNDGIINLLEKYFKMKKSDCKEALEIYKRFLTRVTKIGEFMKLAETVGVDKNDIPDINYAPSSILESLETHMNGLEDVKGGKKGEGSPTKGSPTNNVSPTSTPAKSSNAVPTLQPPPGESAAAAAAAAPEPAEDSLLDLDPLSSSGPSVTSAAPTSWGDLLGSADVFSSPAPILTSAPPPKIDTGAIMNLFGAVRSRRLTITPSLPSCCDGNASARFDLARYCLVCVWLTRQSPQEEMPQLLLPLLLLLPPAQSSCQVKPLKCEEPLCMLEGIWTCCRFPFHPSTLYGSCVVNSVIACCLILVLLILLEPLW; this is encoded by the exons ATGTCGGGGCAAACGCTCACGGATCGCATTGCCGCTGCGCAATACCAGCTAACGGGATCAGATATGGCCCGAGCTGTCTGCAAAGCCACCACTCATGAAGTGATGGCGCCCAAGAAAAAGCACCTGGAGT ACCTGGTGTCAGCCACCAATACCACCAACGTGAACATCCCTCAGATGGCTGACACGCTGTTTGAACGGGCCACCAATGCCAGCTGGGTGGTCGTTTTCAAGGCCCTTGTCACCAGTCATCACATGTGTGTCCACGGCAATGAG aGGTTTATTCAGTACTTGGCTTCCAGGACCTCCCTGTTCAACCTCAGCAATTTCATTGACAAAACGGGCTCTCACG GCTACGACATGTCTACATTCATCAGACGGTATGGACGATACCTGAACGAGAAAGCTTTCGCTTACCGCCAGATGGCTTTTGACTTCACCAGAGTCAAGAAGGG TGCTGAGGGTGTGATGAGGACCATGACCACTGAGAAGCTGTTGAAAGGGATGCCTGTTCTGCAGACTCAGATTGACACACTCCTGGAGTTTGAT GTTCATCCCAAGGAGCTGAACAATGGGATCATCAATGCTGCATTCTTGCTTCTCTTCAAGGATCTGGTCAAACTGTTTGCATCCTACAATGACGGAATCATCAACCTATTAG AGAAATACTTCAAGATGAAGAAGAGTGATTGTAAGGAGGCCTTGGAGATCTACAAGAGGTTCCTGACCAGGGTGACAAAGATTGGGGAATTCATGAAGCTGGCTGAG ACAGTTGGAGTTGACAAAAACGACATTCCTGACATCAACTAT gCTCCCAGCAGTATCCTGGAGTCTCTGGAAACACACATGAACGGTTTGGAGGATGTAAAAGGTGGAAAGAAGGG TGAAGG GTCTCCAACAAAG GGGTCTCCGACAAACAATGTGTCTCCAACGTCGACCCCAGCCAAATCTTCAAATGCTGTTCCCACACTGCAGCCTCCTCCTGGGGAGagtgctgctgccgctgctgcagCTGCCCCAGAGCCAGCGGAAGA tTCTTTGTTGGACCTGGATCCACTCTCCTCTTCGGGTCCCTCTGTAACATCAGCTGCCCCCACGTCCTGGGGAG ACCTTCTTGGATCAG CAGATGTATTCAGCTCCCCTGCCCCCATCCTCACCTCCGCACCCCCACCCAAAATTGACACGGGAGCCATCATGAACCTGTTTGGTG CAGTGAGAAGCCGAAGGCTGACTATTACCCCTTCTTTGCCCTCATGCTGCGATGGAAACGCCTCGGCCCGCTTTGACCTGGCACGATACTGTTTGGTATGTGTTTGGTTGACCCGTCAGAGTCCACAGGAGGAGATGCcccagctgctgctgccgctgctgctcctgctgcccCCGGCACAGAGCTCATGTCAGGTAAAACCTCTGAAATGTGAGGAGCCACTCTGCATGCTGGAGGGCATATGGACATGTTGCAGATTTCCATTTCATCCCAGCACATTGTACGGTAGCTGTGTTGTTAACTCAGTAATTGCATGCTGTCTAATTTTAGTCCTACTAATACTGTTAGAGCCACTTTGGTGA
- the LOC121882862 gene encoding clathrin coat assembly protein AP180-like isoform X5 codes for MSGQTLTDRIAAAQYQLTGSDMARAVCKATTHEVMAPKKKHLEYLVSATNTTNVNIPQMADTLFERATNASWVVVFKALVTSHHMCVHGNERFIQYLASRTSLFNLSNFIDKTGSHGYDMSTFIRRYGRYLNEKAFAYRQMAFDFTRVKKGAEGVMRTMTTEKLLKGMPVLQTQIDTLLEFDVHPKELNNGIINAAFLLLFKDLVKLFASYNDGIINLLEKYFKMKKSDCKEALEIYKRFLTRVTKIGEFMKLAETVGVDKNDIPDINYAPSSILESLETHMNGLEDVKGGKKGEGSPTKGSPTNNVSPTSTPAKSSNAVPTLQPPPGESAAAAAAAAPEPAEDSLLDLDPLSSSGPSVTSAAPTSWGDLLGSDAFATPAPATEASAAAAEADVFSSPAPILTSAPPPKIDTGAIMNLFGAVRSRRLTITPSLPSCCDGNASARFDLARYCLVCVWLTRQSPQEEMPQLLLPLLLLLPPAQSSCQVKPLKCEEPLCMLEGIWTCCRFPFHPSTLYGSCVVNSVIACCLILVLLILLEPLW; via the exons ATGTCGGGGCAAACGCTCACGGATCGCATTGCCGCTGCGCAATACCAGCTAACGGGATCAGATATGGCCCGAGCTGTCTGCAAAGCCACCACTCATGAAGTGATGGCGCCCAAGAAAAAGCACCTGGAGT ACCTGGTGTCAGCCACCAATACCACCAACGTGAACATCCCTCAGATGGCTGACACGCTGTTTGAACGGGCCACCAATGCCAGCTGGGTGGTCGTTTTCAAGGCCCTTGTCACCAGTCATCACATGTGTGTCCACGGCAATGAG aGGTTTATTCAGTACTTGGCTTCCAGGACCTCCCTGTTCAACCTCAGCAATTTCATTGACAAAACGGGCTCTCACG GCTACGACATGTCTACATTCATCAGACGGTATGGACGATACCTGAACGAGAAAGCTTTCGCTTACCGCCAGATGGCTTTTGACTTCACCAGAGTCAAGAAGGG TGCTGAGGGTGTGATGAGGACCATGACCACTGAGAAGCTGTTGAAAGGGATGCCTGTTCTGCAGACTCAGATTGACACACTCCTGGAGTTTGAT GTTCATCCCAAGGAGCTGAACAATGGGATCATCAATGCTGCATTCTTGCTTCTCTTCAAGGATCTGGTCAAACTGTTTGCATCCTACAATGACGGAATCATCAACCTATTAG AGAAATACTTCAAGATGAAGAAGAGTGATTGTAAGGAGGCCTTGGAGATCTACAAGAGGTTCCTGACCAGGGTGACAAAGATTGGGGAATTCATGAAGCTGGCTGAG ACAGTTGGAGTTGACAAAAACGACATTCCTGACATCAACTAT gCTCCCAGCAGTATCCTGGAGTCTCTGGAAACACACATGAACGGTTTGGAGGATGTAAAAGGTGGAAAGAAGGG TGAAGG GTCTCCAACAAAG GGGTCTCCGACAAACAATGTGTCTCCAACGTCGACCCCAGCCAAATCTTCAAATGCTGTTCCCACACTGCAGCCTCCTCCTGGGGAGagtgctgctgccgctgctgcagCTGCCCCAGAGCCAGCGGAAGA tTCTTTGTTGGACCTGGATCCACTCTCCTCTTCGGGTCCCTCTGTAACATCAGCTGCCCCCACGTCCTGGGGAG ACCTTCTTGGATCAG ATGCCTTTGCAACACCTGCTCCTGCCACTGAGgcctctgcagcagcagctgaag CAGATGTATTCAGCTCCCCTGCCCCCATCCTCACCTCCGCACCCCCACCCAAAATTGACACGGGAGCCATCATGAACCTGTTTGGTG CAGTGAGAAGCCGAAGGCTGACTATTACCCCTTCTTTGCCCTCATGCTGCGATGGAAACGCCTCGGCCCGCTTTGACCTGGCACGATACTGTTTGGTATGTGTTTGGTTGACCCGTCAGAGTCCACAGGAGGAGATGCcccagctgctgctgccgctgctgctcctgctgcccCCGGCACAGAGCTCATGTCAGGTAAAACCTCTGAAATGTGAGGAGCCACTCTGCATGCTGGAGGGCATATGGACATGTTGCAGATTTCCATTTCATCCCAGCACATTGTACGGTAGCTGTGTTGTTAACTCAGTAATTGCATGCTGTCTAATTTTAGTCCTACTAATACTGTTAGAGCCACTTTGGTGA